The following DNA comes from Arcobacter cloacae.
TCTCTGAGTTAACAACAATTTTTTCTTCGTTTTTAATTTCTTCCATCTTTTACCTTTGTATACATTTGGCTATACAAAGACGAACTTACTTCATGAGGTCTAACATTATCATTAATATTTAATTCTTCATAAATTTTAGATATAAGATTTTTATCTATTACTGATGTTAGATTTTTTGAAAGTTTTTTTCTTGGCTGCACAAAACATGCCTTTAAAAACTTATTAAAATCCTTATCAAGATATTTATCCATATCTTTTTTTATATAAAGAATTGAAGAGATTATTTTTGGAGGTGGATCAAAAGATTCAGGTGGAACATCAAAAAGTATCTTTGAATCAACACTTATTAATTCAGTGATTATCCCTAAAGATGAATATTCCTTATCATTGACTTTCGCAGTAAATTTTTCTGCTACCTCTTTTTGAACCATTACAATAATGTGTTCACAATTTTTATCTTCAAATGCTCTTAATATAATATTCGTTGCAATATAGTATGGTAGATTTGCAATTAAGTCATATCTTCCATCATGAAGGCTTTTTTGCTTATCCCAAGCCTCTAAAACATCTGTGTGGATCAGTTTTAGTTTGCCCTCTTCTATTTGTATTGCAAATTTAGACTCTAAAATACCGATTAAATCAGTATCTACTTCATAAGCAGTTAAATCTTTGTACTTGACTAAATTTTTGGTCAAATCACCTAAT
Coding sequences within:
- the rsmA gene encoding 16S rRNA (adenine(1518)-N(6)/adenine(1519)-N(6))-dimethyltransferase RsmA → MEKVKAKKQYGQNFLKDTTILDKIIQSMPNNNNYVVEIGPGLGDLTKNLVKYKDLTAYEVDTDLIGILESKFAIQIEEGKLKLIHTDVLEAWDKQKSLHDGRYDLIANLPYYIATNIILRAFEDKNCEHIIVMVQKEVAEKFTAKVNDKEYSSLGIITELISVDSKILFDVPPESFDPPPKIISSILYIKKDMDKYLDKDFNKFLKACFVQPRKKLSKNLTSVIDKNLISKIYEELNINDNVRPHEVSSSLYSQMYTKVKDGRN